In Amaranthus tricolor cultivar Red isolate AtriRed21 chromosome 5, ASM2621246v1, whole genome shotgun sequence, a genomic segment contains:
- the LOC130813968 gene encoding GATA transcription factor 15-like isoform X2, producing MLDLKEECSVSESQSSNNELKRCACCQTTTTPLWRGGPAGPKSLCNACGIKYHKRRRALLGLNNGRVDKNNGKKIGSNGSLAMPLKIKIIASEIRQSNDNFRDKLGEVEQAAMLLMALSCGSVYA from the exons ATGTTAGATCTAAAGGAAGAG TGTTCGGTTTCAGAATCGCaaagcagtaacaatgaatTGAAGAGATGTGCTTGTTGTCAAACAACAACCACTCCTTTATGGCGTGGCGGTCCGGCTGGGCCTAAG TCACTGTGTAATGCATGTGGAATCAAATATCATAAGAGAAGAAGAGCACTTTTAGGATTGAATAACGGAAGAGTAGACAAAAATAACGGAAAGAAGATCGGCAGTAATGGAAGCCTTGCAATGCcattgaagattaaaataattGCCTCAGAGATTAGACAAAGTAATGATAATTTTAGAGATAAATTAGGTGAAGTTGAGCAAGCGGCTATGCTTTTAATGGCTTTATCTTGTGGTTCTGTTTATGCTTGA
- the LOC130813968 gene encoding GATA transcription factor 15-like isoform X1, with translation MLDLKEEQCSVSESQSSNNELKRCACCQTTTTPLWRGGPAGPKSLCNACGIKYHKRRRALLGLNNGRVDKNNGKKIGSNGSLAMPLKIKIIASEIRQSNDNFRDKLGEVEQAAMLLMALSCGSVYA, from the exons ATGTTAGATCTAAAGGAAGAG CAGTGTTCGGTTTCAGAATCGCaaagcagtaacaatgaatTGAAGAGATGTGCTTGTTGTCAAACAACAACCACTCCTTTATGGCGTGGCGGTCCGGCTGGGCCTAAG TCACTGTGTAATGCATGTGGAATCAAATATCATAAGAGAAGAAGAGCACTTTTAGGATTGAATAACGGAAGAGTAGACAAAAATAACGGAAAGAAGATCGGCAGTAATGGAAGCCTTGCAATGCcattgaagattaaaataattGCCTCAGAGATTAGACAAAGTAATGATAATTTTAGAGATAAATTAGGTGAAGTTGAGCAAGCGGCTATGCTTTTAATGGCTTTATCTTGTGGTTCTGTTTATGCTTGA
- the LOC130813969 gene encoding uncharacterized protein LOC130813969, with amino-acid sequence MAKSNGFILLAICIIFILIATTDQVKKAEGLPIVKIAKGLAKLKDKLEGADFAKTIYDLLPHCIKVNKDQKIICPENDNQEDQADHFNTTCVQECNKLGADAGLCITLKGLIKPRCICSDLQHCLRNI; translated from the exons ATGGCAAAGTCTAATGGCTTCATCCTCCTGGCGATATGTATCATTTTCATCCTTATTGCAACCACTG ATCAAGTCAAAAAGGCAGAAGGATTACCAATTGTAAAAATTGCAAAGGGATTAGCAAAACTTAAAGATAAATTAGAAGGGGCAGATTTTGCAAAAACAATATATGATCTGTTACCTCATTGTATTAAAGTAAATAAAgatcaaaaaataatttgtcCTGAAAATGATAATCAAGAAGATCAAGCTGATCATTTTAATACCACCTGTGTACAAGAATGCAACAAATTGGGCGCTGACGCTGGATTATGCATCACACTTAAAGGATTAATTAAACCTCGTTGCATTTGTTCTGATTTACAACATTGCCTTCGTAATATTTAA
- the LOC130813622 gene encoding extensin-1-like gives MTKQIPYLLYIIPIFLTLCTISSAITSVSKQQIACTMCDTCENPCQPPIITVPPPPPQPECPPPPSPTTTVKSPPGYSIPTFSYYSPPPPIGGGSGGGGGGVPRGIYGVPSPPNPIVPYFPYYYYSPPPPKGGSSPSCLKTVHYFVTFIFIFLSWILS, from the coding sequence ATGACCAAACAAATTCCATATCTCCTATACATCATACCTATTTTCCTTACTCTTTGTACCATTTCAAGTGCAATAACAAGTGTATCCAAACAACAAATTGCATGCACAATGTGTGACACGTGCGAAAACCCATGTCAACCACCTATCATTACCGTCCCGCCGCCACCGCCGCAACCAGAGTGCCCACCACCACCTTCTCCAACCACAACTGTCAAATCTCCTCCTGGATATTCAATCCCCACTTTCAGTTATTATTCTCCTCCTCCTCCCATCGGTGGCGGAAGCGGCGGCGGAGGTGGTGGTGTTCCAAGAGGTATTTACGGTGTACCGTCACCTCCAAATCCAATAGTGCCATATTTTCCTTATTACTATTACAGTCCACCACCTCCAAAAGGTGGATCTAGCCCCTCATGCTTGAAAACAGTCcattattttgttacttttatcTTCATTTTTCTGTCTTGGATCTTGAGTTAA
- the LOC130813970 gene encoding ubiquitin-conjugating enzyme E2-17 kDa-like isoform X2 has translation MASKRIVKELKDLQKDPPTSCSAGPVGEDMFHWQATITGPTESPYAGGVFLISIHFPPDYPFKPPKVAFKTKVFHPNINSNGSICLDILKEQWSPALTISKVSQG, from the exons ATGGCTTCCAAGAGAATCGTGAAGGAGCTCAAGGATCTCCAGAAGGATCCACCTACTTCTTGCAGTGCAG GGCCTGTTGGTGAAGACATGTTCCATTGGCAAGCTACAATTACGGGTCCTACTGAGAGCCCTTATGCTGGAGGTGTATTTCTTATATCTATTCATTTTCCTCCAGATTATCCATTCAAGCCTCCTAAG GTTGCATTTAAGACAAAAGTCTTCCATCCCAACATAAACAGCAACGGAAGCATATGTCTTgatattcttaaagaacaatgGAGCCCAGCACTTACTATATCCAAG GTATCACAAGGGTAA
- the LOC130813970 gene encoding ubiquitin-conjugating enzyme E2-17 kDa-like isoform X1 yields MASKRIVKELKDLQKDPPTSCSAGPVGEDMFHWQATITGPTESPYAGGVFLISIHFPPDYPFKPPKVAFKTKVFHPNINSNGSICLDILKEQWSPALTISKVLLSICSLLTDPNPDDPLVPEIAHMYKTDRSKYEATARSWTQKYAMG; encoded by the exons ATGGCTTCCAAGAGAATCGTGAAGGAGCTCAAGGATCTCCAGAAGGATCCACCTACTTCTTGCAGTGCAG GGCCTGTTGGTGAAGACATGTTCCATTGGCAAGCTACAATTACGGGTCCTACTGAGAGCCCTTATGCTGGAGGTGTATTTCTTATATCTATTCATTTTCCTCCAGATTATCCATTCAAGCCTCCTAAG GTTGCATTTAAGACAAAAGTCTTCCATCCCAACATAAACAGCAACGGAAGCATATGTCTTgatattcttaaagaacaatgGAGCCCAGCACTTACTATATCCAAG GTTCTTCTATCCATCTGTTCACTTTTGACTGATCCAAACCCAGATGATCCCCTTGTTCCGGAGATTGCTCATATGTACAAGACAGACAGATCAAAGTATGAAGCCACCGCCCGCAGTTGGACTCAGAAGTATGCTATGGGTTGA